A genomic region of Arachis hypogaea cultivar Tifrunner chromosome 5, arahy.Tifrunner.gnm2.J5K5, whole genome shotgun sequence contains the following coding sequences:
- the LOC112801559 gene encoding uncharacterized protein isoform X1, with protein sequence MYVPVAHSATPEVGFPNETGISVVTLDQIPRWIDAEQSVGHDDNGDSSFSNPYFPDPLTSQSEADSGGIGSVSRFPVDNEVNLKIYLWRGNPWNLEVDAVVNSTNEVMDEAHSSAGLHAAAGPGLAEECATLGGCRTGMAKATCAYNLPARKVIHTVGPKYAVKYHTAAENALSHCYRSCLEVLIENGLQSIAFSCIYTEAKNYPREPAAHVAIRTVRRFLEKQKDNIIAVVFCTTSTLDTEIYKRLLPLYFPRDKHEEEVALLKLPADVGDENGETVIDERKIRIKPLPKKQVRRPPEPPADVPVSDVGTIRRTSSYLDSFLDPAFMSLIKDPDERRLEQWEKTVKAQNSWNFTKFLGLGELGGPPLSAAEEYSLHSRYLSKANSLNLSEIAEMKIIYRGGVDSEGRPVMVVVGAHFLLRCLDLDRFVLYVVKEFEPIIQKPYTIVYFHSAASLQMQPNLGWMRRLQQILGRKHQRNLHAVYVLHPSLGLKVAVFALQLLVDNMGWKKVVYVDRLLQLFRYVPREQLTIPDFVFQHDLEVNGGKGLMVDPRTKYVYHRP encoded by the exons ATGTATGTGCCTGTGGCTCATTCAGCCACACCTGAGGTTGGATTTCCTAATGAAACTGGGATCTCCGTTGTGACTCTGGATCAAATTCCGCGGTGGATTGATGCTGAGCAATCTGTGGGACATGATGATAATGGAGATTCATCATTTTCTAATCCGTACTTTCCCGATCCTTTGACTTCCCAATCAGAAGCCGACAGTGGTGGCATTGGCTCTGTGTCGAGGTTTCCTGTTGACAATGAAGTTAATTTGAAGATATACTTGTGGAGGGGAAATCCGTGGAACCTTGAGGTGGATGCTGTGGTCAATTCAACAAATGAG GTCATGGATGAAGCACATAGCAGCGCTGGGCTGCATGCTGCAGCTGGACCTGGTCTTGCAGAAGAGTGCGCAACTTTG GGTGGATGCCGAACGGGGATGGCTAAAGCTACCTGTGCATATAACCTTCCTGCAAG AAAAGTTATTCATACTGTTGGACCAAAGTATGCTGTGAAGTACCACACTGCTGCCGAAAATGCTTTAAGTCATTGCTATCGGTCTTGCTTGGAGGTTCTAATTGAAAATGGCCTTCAAAg CATTGCTTTCAGCTGTATTTATACAGAGGCAAAGAATTATCCTCGTGAACCGGCTGCACATGTAGCTATAA GGACTGTTAGACGGTTTCTTGAGAAGCAGAAAGACAACATAATTGCTGTTGTATTTTGTACTACCAGTACACTAGATACCGAGATATATAAGAG GTTACTTCCACTTTACTTTCCACGGGATAAACATGAGGAGGAGGTAGCTTTGTTAAAGCTTCCTGCAGATGTTGGGGATGAGAATGGAGAGACTGTCATAGATGAGCGTAAAATTAGAATCAAGCCTTTACCTAAGAAACAAGTTCGAAGACCTCCTGAACCTCCAGCTGATGTTCCTGTTAGTGATGTAGGCACAATTCGTAG GACTTCATCATATTTGGATTCATTTCTGGATCCTGCCTTCATGTCTTTGATTAAAGACCCTGATGAAAGACGTCTGGAGCAGTGGGAGAAAACTGTTAAAGCCCAAAATAGCTGGAATTTTACTAAATTTCTTGGACTTGGCGAGCTTGGTGGACCTCCATTGTCTGCTGCCGAAGAATATTCTCTACACTCAAGATATCTTTCTAAAGCAAATTCCTTGAATCTTTCTGAAATAGCAGAGATGAAAATTAT CTACCGTGGAGGTGTAGACAGTGAGGGTCGTCCTGTCATGGTTGTTGTGGGGGCTCACTTTTTGCTCAGATGCCTTGATTTGGATCGATTTGTGCTCTATGTTGTGAAG GAGTTTGAGCCTATAATACAGAAGCCGTATACTATTGTCTACTTCCACTCTGCTGCATCACTACAGAT GCAACCAAACTTGGGATGGATGAGAAGATTACAACAAATACTTGGTCGGAAGCACCAGCGGAACCTACAT GCGGTATATGTCCTTCACCCATCTTTGGGGCTAAAAGTAGCTGTATTTGCACTCCAGTTGCTCGTGGACAATATG GGATGGAAGAAAGTGGTATATGTTGATAGACTATTGCAGCTCTTCCGATACGTCCCTCGTGAGCAATTGACCATTCCAGATTTTGTGTTCCA GCATGATTTAGAAGTGAATGGAGGAAAGGGTCTCATGGTAGATCCAAGAACAAAATATGTTTATCACAGACCATGA
- the LOC112801559 gene encoding uncharacterized protein isoform X2, protein MYVPVAHSATPEVGFPNETGISVVTLDQIPRWIDAEQSVGHDDNGDSSFSNPYFPDPLTSQSEADSGGIGSVSRFPVDNEVNLKIYLWRGNPWNLEVDAVVNSTNEVMDEAHSSAGLHAAAGPGLAEECATLGGCRTGMAKATCAYNLPARKVIHTVGPKYAVKYHTAAENALSHCYRSCLEVLIENGLQSIAFSCIYTEAKNYPREPAAHVAIRTVRRFLEKQKDNIIAVVFCTTSTLDTEIYKRLLPLYFPRDKHEEEVALLKLPADVGDENGETVIDERKIRIKPLPKKQVRRPPEPPADVPVSDVGTIRRTSSYLDSFLDPAFMSLIKDPDERRLEQWEKTVKAQNSWNFTKFLGLGELGGPPLSAAEEYSLHSRYLSKANSLNLSEIAEMKIIYRGGVDSEGRPVMVVVGAHFLLRCLDLDRFVLYVVKEFEPIIQKPYTIVYFHSAASLQMQPNLGWMRRLQQILGRKHQRNLHAVYVLHPSLGLKVAVFALQLLVDNMGWKKVVYVDRLLQLFRYVPREQLTIPDFVFQNRMKEHYEELYCVLVYMILY, encoded by the exons ATGTATGTGCCTGTGGCTCATTCAGCCACACCTGAGGTTGGATTTCCTAATGAAACTGGGATCTCCGTTGTGACTCTGGATCAAATTCCGCGGTGGATTGATGCTGAGCAATCTGTGGGACATGATGATAATGGAGATTCATCATTTTCTAATCCGTACTTTCCCGATCCTTTGACTTCCCAATCAGAAGCCGACAGTGGTGGCATTGGCTCTGTGTCGAGGTTTCCTGTTGACAATGAAGTTAATTTGAAGATATACTTGTGGAGGGGAAATCCGTGGAACCTTGAGGTGGATGCTGTGGTCAATTCAACAAATGAG GTCATGGATGAAGCACATAGCAGCGCTGGGCTGCATGCTGCAGCTGGACCTGGTCTTGCAGAAGAGTGCGCAACTTTG GGTGGATGCCGAACGGGGATGGCTAAAGCTACCTGTGCATATAACCTTCCTGCAAG AAAAGTTATTCATACTGTTGGACCAAAGTATGCTGTGAAGTACCACACTGCTGCCGAAAATGCTTTAAGTCATTGCTATCGGTCTTGCTTGGAGGTTCTAATTGAAAATGGCCTTCAAAg CATTGCTTTCAGCTGTATTTATACAGAGGCAAAGAATTATCCTCGTGAACCGGCTGCACATGTAGCTATAA GGACTGTTAGACGGTTTCTTGAGAAGCAGAAAGACAACATAATTGCTGTTGTATTTTGTACTACCAGTACACTAGATACCGAGATATATAAGAG GTTACTTCCACTTTACTTTCCACGGGATAAACATGAGGAGGAGGTAGCTTTGTTAAAGCTTCCTGCAGATGTTGGGGATGAGAATGGAGAGACTGTCATAGATGAGCGTAAAATTAGAATCAAGCCTTTACCTAAGAAACAAGTTCGAAGACCTCCTGAACCTCCAGCTGATGTTCCTGTTAGTGATGTAGGCACAATTCGTAG GACTTCATCATATTTGGATTCATTTCTGGATCCTGCCTTCATGTCTTTGATTAAAGACCCTGATGAAAGACGTCTGGAGCAGTGGGAGAAAACTGTTAAAGCCCAAAATAGCTGGAATTTTACTAAATTTCTTGGACTTGGCGAGCTTGGTGGACCTCCATTGTCTGCTGCCGAAGAATATTCTCTACACTCAAGATATCTTTCTAAAGCAAATTCCTTGAATCTTTCTGAAATAGCAGAGATGAAAATTAT CTACCGTGGAGGTGTAGACAGTGAGGGTCGTCCTGTCATGGTTGTTGTGGGGGCTCACTTTTTGCTCAGATGCCTTGATTTGGATCGATTTGTGCTCTATGTTGTGAAG GAGTTTGAGCCTATAATACAGAAGCCGTATACTATTGTCTACTTCCACTCTGCTGCATCACTACAGAT GCAACCAAACTTGGGATGGATGAGAAGATTACAACAAATACTTGGTCGGAAGCACCAGCGGAACCTACAT GCGGTATATGTCCTTCACCCATCTTTGGGGCTAAAAGTAGCTGTATTTGCACTCCAGTTGCTCGTGGACAATATG GGATGGAAGAAAGTGGTATATGTTGATAGACTATTGCAGCTCTTCCGATACGTCCCTCGTGAGCAATTGACCATTCCAGATTTTGTGTTCCA
- the LOC112801559 gene encoding uncharacterized protein isoform X3, with protein sequence MYVPVAHSATPEVGFPNETGISVVTLDQIPRWIDAEQSVGHDDNGDSSFSNPYFPDPLTSQSEADSGGIGSVSRFPVDNEVNLKIYLWRGNPWNLEVDAVVNSTNEVMDEAHSSAGLHAAAGPGLAEECATLGGCRTGMAKATCAYNLPARKVIHTVGPKYAVKYHTAAENALSHCYRSCLEVLIENGLQSIAFSCIYTEAKNYPREPAAHVAIRTVRRFLEKQKDNIIAVVFCTTSTLDTEIYKRLLPLYFPRDKHEEEVALLKLPADVGDENGETVIDERKIRIKPLPKKQVRRPPEPPADVPVSDVGTIRRTSSYLDSFLDPAFMSLIKDPDERRLEQWEKTVKAQNSWNFTKFLGLGELGGPPLSAAEEYSLHSRYLSKANSLNLSEIAEMKIIYRGGVDSEGRPVMVVVGAHFLLRCLDLDRFVLYVVKEFEPIIQKPYTIVYFHSAASLQMQPNLGWMRRLQQILGRKHQRNLHAVYVLHPSLGLKVAVFALQLLVDNMGWKKVVYVDRLLQLFRYVPREQLTIPDFVFHITFSGIG encoded by the exons ATGTATGTGCCTGTGGCTCATTCAGCCACACCTGAGGTTGGATTTCCTAATGAAACTGGGATCTCCGTTGTGACTCTGGATCAAATTCCGCGGTGGATTGATGCTGAGCAATCTGTGGGACATGATGATAATGGAGATTCATCATTTTCTAATCCGTACTTTCCCGATCCTTTGACTTCCCAATCAGAAGCCGACAGTGGTGGCATTGGCTCTGTGTCGAGGTTTCCTGTTGACAATGAAGTTAATTTGAAGATATACTTGTGGAGGGGAAATCCGTGGAACCTTGAGGTGGATGCTGTGGTCAATTCAACAAATGAG GTCATGGATGAAGCACATAGCAGCGCTGGGCTGCATGCTGCAGCTGGACCTGGTCTTGCAGAAGAGTGCGCAACTTTG GGTGGATGCCGAACGGGGATGGCTAAAGCTACCTGTGCATATAACCTTCCTGCAAG AAAAGTTATTCATACTGTTGGACCAAAGTATGCTGTGAAGTACCACACTGCTGCCGAAAATGCTTTAAGTCATTGCTATCGGTCTTGCTTGGAGGTTCTAATTGAAAATGGCCTTCAAAg CATTGCTTTCAGCTGTATTTATACAGAGGCAAAGAATTATCCTCGTGAACCGGCTGCACATGTAGCTATAA GGACTGTTAGACGGTTTCTTGAGAAGCAGAAAGACAACATAATTGCTGTTGTATTTTGTACTACCAGTACACTAGATACCGAGATATATAAGAG GTTACTTCCACTTTACTTTCCACGGGATAAACATGAGGAGGAGGTAGCTTTGTTAAAGCTTCCTGCAGATGTTGGGGATGAGAATGGAGAGACTGTCATAGATGAGCGTAAAATTAGAATCAAGCCTTTACCTAAGAAACAAGTTCGAAGACCTCCTGAACCTCCAGCTGATGTTCCTGTTAGTGATGTAGGCACAATTCGTAG GACTTCATCATATTTGGATTCATTTCTGGATCCTGCCTTCATGTCTTTGATTAAAGACCCTGATGAAAGACGTCTGGAGCAGTGGGAGAAAACTGTTAAAGCCCAAAATAGCTGGAATTTTACTAAATTTCTTGGACTTGGCGAGCTTGGTGGACCTCCATTGTCTGCTGCCGAAGAATATTCTCTACACTCAAGATATCTTTCTAAAGCAAATTCCTTGAATCTTTCTGAAATAGCAGAGATGAAAATTAT CTACCGTGGAGGTGTAGACAGTGAGGGTCGTCCTGTCATGGTTGTTGTGGGGGCTCACTTTTTGCTCAGATGCCTTGATTTGGATCGATTTGTGCTCTATGTTGTGAAG GAGTTTGAGCCTATAATACAGAAGCCGTATACTATTGTCTACTTCCACTCTGCTGCATCACTACAGAT GCAACCAAACTTGGGATGGATGAGAAGATTACAACAAATACTTGGTCGGAAGCACCAGCGGAACCTACAT GCGGTATATGTCCTTCACCCATCTTTGGGGCTAAAAGTAGCTGTATTTGCACTCCAGTTGCTCGTGGACAATATG GGATGGAAGAAAGTGGTATATGTTGATAGACTATTGCAGCTCTTCCGATACGTCCCTCGTGAGCAATTGACCATTCCAGATTTTGTGTTCCA
- the LOC112803536 gene encoding uncharacterized protein: MLARKWDEQGYEARTKGKEKQEFLKRETEENATRRLSKEAQKAEHKGECQKAEPRENIYYVELASDEDEEKETEAQTDWETRLAKKLELNLKLKRKRETKHIPMLTYRERQEEQEDREPKKTKNSTNSNGSREYQLARVFCVWQPSFPKAKETLAGAYDIDLKESRYTWYNNPRNNFVTRERLDRVLVNWKWLSLHQNVVLKAAPAISSDHCALILETQPKDRIKKEFRFEAFWTEHEECEEVIRRTWQQDDGNRNYWNQFIRKRSRCIRELKEWSRRKFKRADKEIEKKKNELHQIQKGDMTDIDQIREKELKNQITDLWKQEEKYWGQRSRLKWLNWGDKNTAFFHATTIQRRMRNRIDKLKDEAGHWTQGEADIMRLVETHFTKLFTSEGDRNMEDCIKHIPTRVTRKMNDDLMAKIKDEEIKDAVFSMGSLKAPGPDGLNGLFFQQHWDILSKKVCGVVRQIFEEGSLPEDLGETTVVLIPKVRQPDSLNQLRPIICCVQEEEIYQLIQIINKYTEASGQRINTEKFGLIFGIQVSIQRRVNIKEITGMASWEEPGKYLGLPATWSRSKNKALEWIEEKIIDKMQGWKEKLLNQAGKEVLITAVIQVIPVYAMNIIKFLKYFCKKIESTIAKFWWTNNGKEKSIHWKSWTKMTKSKLNGGLGFKDFESQNIALLAKQAWRLVKEEGAIWARILKGIYYPNCSFWEAGRGGNASWIWRSMLEGRDFLKRKGRWNCRK; this comes from the exons ATGTTAGCAAGGAAGTGGGATGAACAAGGGTATGAAGCcagaacaaaaggaaaagaaaaacaagaatttCTGAAGAGGGAAACAGAGGAGAATGCAACAAGAAGACTATCCAAAGAAGCTCAGAAGGCTGAACATAAAGGAGAGTGCCAAAAAGCAGAGCCAAGGGAGAATATCTACTATGTTGAGTTAGCaagtgatgaagatgaagaaaaggAAACGGAAGCACAAACAGATTGGGAAACGCGACTTGCAAAGAAGTTGGAgctgaatttgaaattaaagaGGAAACGAGAAACCAAACATATTCCAATGCTAACTTATAGGGAGAGACAGGAGGAACAAGAGGATAGAGAacccaagaaaacaaagaacagCACCAACTCTAATGGTTCAAGGGAGTATCAGTTAGCTAG GGTGTTTTGTGTATGGCAACCCAGTTTTCCAAAAGCGAAGGAAACTCTGGCGGGAGCTTACG ATATTGACCTTAAAGAAAGTAGGTACACATGGTACAACAACCCAAGAAATAACTTTGTCACTAGGGAAAGACTTGATAGGGTTTTAGTGAATTGGAAATGGCTGAGTTTACATCAGAATGTTGTTCTAAAAGCCGCTCCGGCCATAAGTTCGGATCATTGTGCCTTAATTTTAGAAACACAGCCGAAAGATCGGATAAAAAAAGAATTCAGATTTGAGGCTTTTTGGACAGAGCATGAGGAATGCGAAGAGGTTATTAGGAGGACTTGGCAGCAGGATGATGGAAATAGAAACTATTGGAACCAATTTATTAGAAAGAGGAGCAGATGCATAAGGGAATTGAAGGAGTGGAGCAGAAGAAAGTTCAAAAGGGCagataaagaaatagaaaaaaagaagaatgagCTACATCAAATACAAAAGGGTGATATGACGGACATAGATCAAATAAGAGAGAAAGAACTAAAGAACCAGATAACTGATCTTTGGAAACAAGAAGAGAAATACTGGGGGCAAAGATCAAGGTTGAAATGGCTTAACTGGGGAGATAAAAACACAGCCTTCTTTCATGCAACAACCATACAGAGAAGAATGAGGAATAGAATTGACAAACTAAAAGACGAGGCTGGACATTGGACACAGGGAGAAGCAGACATTATGAGGCTAGTAGAAACACATTTCACCAAGCTGTTCACCTCGGAAGGGGATAGGAACATGGAAGACTGCATAAAACATATACCTACGAGGGTCACGAGAAAGATGAATGATGACCTAATGGCAAAGATCAAAGATGAGGAAATTAAGGACGCAGTCTTTAGCATGGGAAGCTTAAAAGCCCCGGGCCCAGATGGATTAAATGGTCTTTTCTTTCAACAGCATTGGGATATTCTGAGTAAAAAAGTGTGTGGCGTGGTGAGGCAGATTTTTGAGGAAGGCAGTTTACCAGAGGACCTAGGTGAAACAACGGTGGTTTTGATTCCAAAAGTGAGGCAACCGGACAGCCTGAATCAACTCAGACCCATCATCTGCT GTGTGCAAGAAGAGGAGATTTATCAATTAATTCAGATCATAAACAAATATACAGAGGCATCAGGACAGAGAATAAATACTGAGAAATTCGGACTGATCTTTGGAATCCAGGTATCGATTCAGAGGAGAGTTAATATTAAAGAGATCACCGGAATGGCGTCGTGGGAAGAGCCAGGTAAATACCTAGGATTACCAGCCACTTGGAGCAGATCCAAGAACAAGGCGCTAGAGTGGATTGAAGAGAAAATTATAGACAAAATGCAAGGATGGAAAGAGAAACTTTTAAATCAAGCGGGAAAGGAGGTTTTGATAACGGCTGTTATACAGGTGATTCCGGTCTATGCCATGAACATCATCaaatttcttaaatatttttgcaagaaaattgaaTCAACAATTGCAAAATTCTGGTGGACCAACAATGGTAAGGAAAAAAGCATTCATTGGAAGAGCTGGACAAAAATGACCAAGAGCAAATTAAACGGAGGCTTAGGGTTTAAGGATTTTGAAAGCCAAAACATAGCACTCTTGGCTAAGCAAGCTTGGAGACTGGTAAAGGAGGAAGGTGCAATATGGGCTCGGATTCTAAAGGGCATTTACTATCCAAATTGCAGCTTTTGGGAAGCGGGAAGAGGAGGCAACGCATCATGGATTTGGAGGAGTATGTTGGAGGGTAGAGATTTTCTCAAAAGGAAGGGAAGGTGGAATTGTAGGAAGTAG